A single window of Ferrimonas balearica DSM 9799 DNA harbors:
- a CDS encoding transporter substrate-binding domain-containing protein, which produces MQAIRLLPRLLLALLVLAAPSAFPHDLEQVKQAGVLRHLGVPYAHFVANYTTPNGPQAEGFDVDLMQGFARYIGVDYQYVPTSWRTAFGQLTGIGTWLEKGELVIGPPQPIEGDVIANGVTILPWRKQLVAFSRPYFPSAVWLVARSDSPMSPIEPSGNRSQDIALVKSEMAHHTVLAMKYSCLDPDLYQLRQTQARLVFPIQERQLNEMVPAIMNKDAESTLLDVADTLIALEKWPGEIKVIGPVSEPQEMGVAFRKDAPALRHAFDQYLDSIIADGTYQALAEKHFPSVFYFFPEFFDNL; this is translated from the coding sequence ATGCAAGCCATTCGTTTACTTCCCCGCCTGTTGCTGGCCCTGCTGGTGCTGGCTGCACCCTCGGCGTTCCCGCACGATCTTGAACAGGTCAAACAGGCCGGCGTTCTGCGCCATTTAGGCGTCCCCTACGCCCACTTTGTTGCCAATTACACCACCCCCAACGGCCCTCAGGCTGAGGGGTTCGACGTTGATCTGATGCAGGGCTTCGCCCGCTATATCGGCGTTGACTATCAATACGTCCCCACCAGCTGGCGCACCGCCTTTGGTCAGTTAACCGGCATCGGCACCTGGCTGGAGAAGGGCGAGCTGGTGATTGGGCCGCCCCAGCCCATCGAGGGTGACGTGATCGCCAACGGCGTCACGATTCTGCCCTGGCGCAAACAGCTGGTGGCGTTCTCCCGGCCCTATTTCCCCTCGGCGGTCTGGCTGGTGGCCCGCAGCGATTCACCGATGAGTCCGATTGAGCCCAGCGGCAACCGCAGTCAGGACATCGCGCTGGTGAAGTCGGAAATGGCCCACCACACCGTGCTGGCGATGAAATACTCCTGCCTCGACCCGGACCTCTACCAACTGCGCCAAACCCAGGCCCGACTGGTGTTCCCCATCCAGGAGCGGCAACTGAACGAGATGGTCCCCGCCATCATGAACAAAGACGCGGAAAGCACCCTTCTGGATGTGGCTGATACCCTGATTGCGCTGGAGAAGTGGCCCGGTGAGATCAAGGTGATCGGGCCGGTGTCCGAGCCGCAGGAGATGGGGGTGGCGTTCCGCAAAGATGCCCCGGCCCTACGTCACGCCTTTGACCAGTACCTCGACAGCATCATCGCCGACGGCACGTATCAGGCCCTGGCCGAGAAGCACTTTCCCTCGGTGTTCTACTTCTTCCCCGAGTTTTTTGACAATCTGTAG
- a CDS encoding putative bifunctional diguanylate cyclase/phosphodiesterase encodes MSIFRRPNAQTAFLFGGLLLISYLVLLLLVAHEGQTRLRGHQDNEVALRVSNYARDMQYFFDNSQAELASLAEDKALYTFFANRALGMSMAYGLGASLHTLTDLLEECQAFYLKEAEPVFQRIILLDLNGTILADTLPNGPTLATLPLAELYHGGTGTRLWATRVDDQLAIMQLVTVFRNDQPQATLLAEINPEQIRRLLTTQEHSFQASRLELMTPVGPMLAWNSFKEPASADPDNLYERVAVVHTPFEIRGWFESLDNRDLFTSNWFIAAISLLAIPVVMGFFYLLRISNNNLVLQTKVSLSRQQQKSLSQQNRLLHQEVAKRQASEQQLAYQASHDILTGLANRLAGQRALDEAIEQARSDGSQVLLMFIDLDNFKHINDTQGHHMGDQLLVHSGRRLSLALAEGCTVARFGGDEFLLIVPACAGREHATQRARSILRLFDAPFHVEGETFYVSTSIGMTLFPDDGSSAKELIQRADAALYRAKERGRNDFSFYDAEINLEVQRRVQLDARLRVAIEQNTLEVHYQPILDLARSRIIGAEALVRWTDPLLGPVSPAEFIPLAERNGLIHRLAEQVLSTACAQASRWQAIAPVTVAVNVSSAQFHHCEPLQHSIESALARTGLAPQRLVVEVTESLLLGNHKDLHSTLQGLVDMGIGLAIDDFGTGYSALSYLQQFPFSELKIDRSFLKKLDSDSSDRSLLEAILAMAKALSLNVVAEGIESAEQARFLREHGCQCGQGFLYSPAVPAAEFERLLRADMAGLSGWAHGAETPA; translated from the coding sequence ATGTCCATCTTTCGTCGGCCCAATGCTCAAACCGCCTTCCTGTTCGGAGGGCTGCTGCTGATCAGCTACCTGGTGTTGCTGCTACTGGTGGCCCACGAGGGGCAAACCCGGTTGCGCGGCCACCAGGATAACGAGGTGGCGTTGCGGGTCAGTAACTACGCCCGCGACATGCAGTATTTCTTCGACAACAGTCAGGCGGAGCTGGCCAGCCTGGCCGAGGACAAGGCGCTCTACACCTTCTTTGCCAACCGGGCATTGGGGATGTCGATGGCTTACGGCCTGGGTGCCAGCCTGCATACGCTGACAGACCTGCTGGAGGAGTGTCAGGCGTTCTACCTCAAAGAGGCGGAGCCAGTGTTCCAGCGCATCATCCTGCTGGACCTCAACGGCACCATCCTCGCCGACACCCTGCCCAATGGCCCCACGCTCGCCACTCTGCCGCTGGCGGAGCTGTATCACGGAGGCACGGGCACCCGCCTGTGGGCCACCCGGGTGGATGATCAGCTGGCCATCATGCAGCTGGTCACCGTGTTCCGTAATGATCAGCCCCAGGCCACCCTGCTGGCGGAGATCAATCCCGAGCAGATACGGCGATTGCTGACCACCCAGGAACACAGCTTTCAGGCCAGCCGACTGGAGCTGATGACCCCGGTGGGGCCGATGCTGGCGTGGAACTCCTTCAAAGAGCCCGCCTCAGCGGACCCGGACAATCTCTACGAACGGGTGGCTGTGGTGCACACCCCGTTTGAGATCCGGGGTTGGTTCGAGTCGCTGGATAACCGCGATCTGTTCACCTCCAACTGGTTTATTGCCGCCATCTCGCTGCTGGCCATTCCGGTGGTAATGGGCTTTTTCTACCTGCTGCGGATCAGCAACAACAACCTGGTGCTGCAAACCAAGGTCAGCCTCTCCAGGCAACAGCAGAAGAGCCTGTCTCAGCAAAACCGGTTGCTGCATCAGGAGGTGGCGAAGCGGCAGGCGTCGGAACAACAGCTGGCCTATCAGGCCAGCCATGACATCCTGACCGGGCTGGCCAACCGGCTTGCGGGCCAGCGTGCGCTGGATGAAGCGATTGAGCAGGCCCGCAGTGACGGCAGCCAGGTGCTGCTGATGTTCATCGACCTCGATAACTTCAAGCACATCAACGATACCCAGGGCCACCATATGGGCGACCAGCTGCTGGTGCACAGTGGCCGCCGTCTCAGTCTGGCGCTGGCGGAGGGCTGCACCGTAGCCCGTTTCGGTGGTGATGAGTTCCTGCTGATTGTGCCCGCCTGTGCCGGGCGGGAACACGCCACTCAGCGGGCCCGTTCCATCCTGCGGTTGTTCGATGCGCCGTTCCATGTTGAGGGGGAAACCTTCTACGTCAGCACCAGCATCGGCATGACCCTGTTCCCCGACGACGGCAGCAGCGCCAAGGAGCTGATCCAGCGCGCCGACGCCGCCCTGTACCGGGCCAAAGAGCGCGGTCGTAATGACTTCAGCTTCTACGATGCGGAGATCAACCTGGAGGTGCAGCGGCGGGTGCAGCTGGACGCCCGGCTGCGGGTGGCGATTGAGCAGAACACGCTGGAGGTGCACTACCAGCCGATTCTGGATCTGGCCCGCAGCCGCATCATCGGCGCCGAAGCGCTGGTGCGCTGGACCGACCCCCTGCTGGGCCCGGTCTCCCCGGCGGAGTTTATTCCGCTGGCGGAGCGCAATGGCCTGATCCACCGTCTGGCGGAGCAGGTGCTCTCCACCGCCTGTGCCCAGGCCAGCCGCTGGCAGGCGATCGCTCCGGTTACCGTGGCAGTGAACGTCTCCAGTGCCCAGTTCCACCACTGCGAGCCGCTGCAGCACAGCATCGAGTCAGCGCTGGCCCGCACCGGACTGGCGCCCCAACGCCTGGTGGTGGAGGTGACGGAAAGCCTGTTGCTGGGTAACCACAAAGACCTGCACAGCACCCTGCAGGGGCTGGTGGATATGGGCATCGGCCTGGCCATCGATGATTTTGGTACCGGCTATTCCGCGCTCAGTTACCTGCAGCAGTTCCCCTTCAGTGAGCTTAAGATCGACCGCAGCTTCCTGAAAAAGCTGGACAGCGACAGCTCCGATCGCAGCCTGCTGGAGGCGATTCTGGCGATGGCCAAGGCGTTGAGCCTGAATGTGGTGGCGGAGGGGATAGAGAGTGCCGAGCAGGCGCGCTTCCTGCGGGAACACGGCTGTCAGTGTGGCCAGGGCTTCCTCTACAGCCCGGCTGTCCCGGCGGCGGAGTTTGAGCGCCTGTTGCGTGCCGATATGGCGGGTTTATCCGGCTGGGCACATGGCGCTGAAACGCCCGCCTGA
- a CDS encoding OmcA/MtrC family decaheme c-type cytochrome, whose product MTKTNKNPLWLVLASAMALGLAGCSGDDGKDGQDGAPGTPGNPGEDGKPGTSGLHIDMAEEALAQISGASYADGIITVDFDLANRQGVGLFGLSGENPDHDFRFSLAQLELVESSELKQWMSLLNEATNDAGTTFEQGFEKLKDCPECLVDHGDGTYTYTFVTDLSSYEDAAGVVFDPDLTQRIAIEMQFEYASGHELAENAHYDWIPSTDAQEGIETRDLVAMETCYTCHQPDSLKAHGGRRLDMENCQSCHNGLVTDPNGVSVELGHMIHAIHMGPNRKGMENGEEVAMPYTVQGYHGPHAFDYPAFPTKPFMDCAVCHVADDTLVDADLWMANANGNACTGCHTDSPVQHGAFQVPDGMSCVDCHGSVDHTVAKAPYTAAKGYSVEVSNVAINAQNLLTFDVKVLDDQGNTVTEDEIYQQGYSNPYMVVSWDVEKDYPAQEIASDDGTTTVGTTYDHRRFSLKGDGSTVYADGVFSVVTQKVKGSKTYVLDLPADIASRSLEILPVLKVCFEPHSAVRTACTTEGAYPAYVQTDAYRAVLGDADAEVANRRAIVDDGKCFGCHSMEFYHDSNGVNCISCHTNDKKLKSDSASGGLKSTSFMYKAHKAEGHDNGHGGSGTLLKTDCMTCHSATEGWGGLNYGFELGRNAGQAHALPAKIGDPAAETWYASSDTAACMSCHQKYLSDAAMAHIEGNGGYFGAVKDDAKAAQEACATCHSPEKVMAHHGHEL is encoded by the coding sequence ATGACTAAAACCAATAAAAACCCCCTTTGGCTGGTGCTGGCTTCTGCCATGGCACTCGGCCTTGCAGGCTGTTCTGGCGACGACGGCAAAGATGGCCAGGATGGGGCGCCTGGCACCCCCGGTAACCCCGGTGAAGATGGCAAGCCTGGCACGTCCGGCCTGCATATCGATATGGCAGAAGAAGCACTGGCGCAGATCAGTGGCGCCAGCTACGCCGACGGCATCATTACCGTCGATTTTGACCTGGCCAACCGCCAGGGCGTTGGCCTGTTCGGGCTGAGCGGCGAGAACCCGGACCACGACTTCCGCTTCTCTCTGGCGCAGCTGGAACTGGTTGAATCCAGTGAACTGAAGCAGTGGATGTCGCTGCTGAACGAAGCCACCAACGACGCGGGTACCACTTTTGAGCAGGGCTTTGAAAAACTCAAAGATTGCCCTGAGTGTCTGGTGGACCACGGCGACGGTACCTACACCTACACCTTCGTGACGGACCTGAGCAGCTACGAAGACGCGGCTGGCGTTGTGTTCGATCCGGACCTGACCCAGCGCATCGCCATCGAGATGCAGTTTGAGTATGCCTCCGGCCATGAACTGGCCGAGAACGCGCACTACGACTGGATCCCCTCCACCGACGCGCAGGAAGGGATCGAAACCCGCGACCTGGTGGCGATGGAAACCTGCTACACCTGTCACCAGCCTGACAGCCTCAAGGCCCACGGTGGCCGCCGTCTCGACATGGAGAACTGCCAGTCCTGTCACAACGGCCTGGTGACTGACCCCAACGGCGTTTCTGTTGAGCTGGGTCATATGATCCACGCCATCCATATGGGTCCGAACCGCAAAGGCATGGAGAATGGCGAAGAAGTTGCCATGCCCTACACCGTACAGGGCTACCACGGCCCGCACGCCTTCGATTACCCGGCGTTCCCGACCAAGCCCTTTATGGACTGTGCGGTTTGCCACGTTGCCGATGACACGCTGGTGGACGCTGATCTGTGGATGGCCAACGCCAACGGCAACGCCTGTACCGGTTGTCACACTGACAGCCCGGTTCAGCACGGTGCCTTCCAGGTGCCGGACGGCATGAGCTGTGTGGATTGTCACGGTAGCGTTGATCACACCGTTGCCAAGGCGCCGTACACCGCTGCCAAGGGCTACAGTGTTGAGGTTTCCAACGTTGCCATCAACGCTCAGAACCTGCTCACCTTCGACGTGAAAGTGCTGGATGACCAGGGCAACACCGTTACCGAAGATGAGATCTACCAACAGGGCTACTCCAACCCCTACATGGTGGTGAGCTGGGACGTTGAGAAAGACTACCCGGCGCAGGAGATCGCCTCTGACGACGGCACCACCACCGTGGGCACCACCTACGACCACCGTCGCTTCAGCCTGAAGGGTGATGGCTCTACCGTCTATGCCGATGGCGTATTCAGCGTGGTGACTCAGAAGGTCAAAGGTTCCAAGACTTATGTATTGGACCTGCCCGCTGACATCGCCAGCCGCAGCCTGGAGATCCTGCCGGTACTGAAGGTGTGCTTTGAGCCGCACAGCGCCGTTCGCACCGCCTGCACCACCGAGGGTGCTTACCCGGCCTATGTACAGACCGATGCCTACCGCGCCGTACTGGGTGATGCCGATGCCGAAGTGGCCAACCGTCGCGCCATTGTTGACGATGGCAAGTGCTTTGGTTGTCACAGCATGGAGTTCTACCATGACTCCAATGGCGTGAACTGCATCTCCTGCCACACCAACGACAAGAAGCTGAAGAGCGACTCCGCTTCTGGCGGCCTGAAGTCCACCAGCTTTATGTACAAAGCGCACAAAGCCGAAGGTCATGACAATGGCCACGGCGGCAGCGGCACTCTGCTGAAGACCGACTGCATGACCTGCCACTCAGCCACTGAAGGTTGGGGCGGTCTGAACTACGGCTTCGAGCTGGGACGTAACGCCGGCCAGGCCCACGCGCTGCCTGCCAAGATTGGTGATCCGGCTGCGGAGACCTGGTACGCCTCCTCCGACACTGCGGCGTGCATGAGCTGTCACCAGAAGTACCTGTCTGATGCCGCGATGGCCCACATTGAGGGTAACGGCGGCTACTTTGGTGCAGTGAAAGACGACGCCAAAGCGGCTCAGGAAGCCTGTGCCACCTGTCACAGCCCTGAGAAAGTCATGGCTCACCACGGCCATGAGCTGTAA